In the genome of Rhodamnia argentea isolate NSW1041297 chromosome 3, ASM2092103v1, whole genome shotgun sequence, one region contains:
- the LOC125314084 gene encoding cytosolic sulfotransferase 12-like — MQWLKWSGEGATLPNRERRRTEDEEEDGAAAASAAAAAMQASQPPPLPSPPSPLYLKHLREEGMPQAFQDFLSSLPSEEGWFLTSLRSYQGFWFPSWILKAVLTCQNHFQAHPSDVLLVTSPKSGTTWLAAILFALVNRAKYSGSSSQRSHPLLTQNPHDLVPSLEFKLYLEEENPNLAALAPTRLLATHMPYSLLPQSVRDSNCKLVYLCRNPKDTFVSLWHFVNKLRPEEKGQIPIQECLDKFCRGVSPCGPYWDHVLGYHKASLEMPEKVLFMTYEQMKVDPHVQVRRLADFLGCPFGEEELRDGMAEGILRMCSFENLSALEVNKSGKLSNGGQNNWFFRRGEVGDWANYMSAEMGERIDGVTEEKLHGSDLKL, encoded by the exons ATGCAGTGGCTGAAGTGGTCGGGTGAGGGCGCGACACTTCcaaatagagaaagaagaagaacagaggatgaagaagaagatggagcaG ccgccgcctccgccgccgccgccgccatgcAAGCCTcccaacctcctcctcttccttctcctccttctccacTCTATTTAAAGCACTTGCGAGAGGAAGGCATGCCGCAAGCGTTCCAGGActtcctctcctctcttccttCAGAAGAAGGCTGGTTCCTCACCTCTCTCCGCTCGTACCAGGGCTTCTGGTTCCCCTCCTGGATCTTGAAGGCCGTCCTCACTTGCCAAAACCACTTCCAAGCTCACCCCTCCGACGTCCTCCTCGTCACCAGCCCGAAATCCGGCACCACCTGGCTAGcggccatcctcttcgctcTTGTGAACCGTGCCAAGTACTCCGGCTCCAGCTCGCAACGATCCCACCCTCTCCTGACCCAAAACCCTCACGACCTCGTGCCCTCCTTGGAGTTCAAGCTCTATCTTGAGGAAGAAAATCCCAACCTCGCTGCTTTAGCGCCCACGAGGCTACTCGCAACCCACATGCCTTATTCCTTGCTTCCACAGTCGGTGAGGGACTCCAACTGCAAGCTGGTTTACCTGTGCAGGAACCCCAAGGACACCTTCGTCTCGCTGTGGCACTTCGTCAACAAGCTGAGGCCGGAAGAGAAAGGCCAGATTCCAATCCAGGAGTGCCTCGACAAGTTCTGTCGAGGGGTGAGCCCTTGTGGGCCTTACTGGGACCATGTGCTAGGTTATCACAAGGCGAGCTTGGAGATGCCGGAGAAGGTGCTGTTCATGACGTACGAGCAGATGAAAGTGGACCCGCATGTTCAAGTGAGGAGGTTGGCCGATTTCTTGGGGTGTCCGTTTGGCGAAGAAGAATTGAGAGACGGGATGGCGGAGGGAATACTGAGGATGTGTAGCTTCGAAAATTTGAGCGCGTTGGAGGTGAACAAGAGCGGGAAGCTCTCGAACGGCGGACAGAACAACTGGTTCTTCAGGAGAGGCGAGGTCGGAGATTGGGCGAACTACATGAGCGCGGAGATGGGGGAGAGGATTGACGGCGTCACGGAAGAGAAGTTGCATGGCTCTGACTTGAAGCTTTGA
- the LOC125314197 gene encoding cytosolic sulfotransferase 12-like, with product MLFQVSDLIPATIFLIQEASIEGHCPTKHKLTNSSLPFSTSTTAATAATAMQAFQPPPSPPHLRYPREEDMPQAFQDFLSSLPSEEGWITTSLRSYQGFWFSSWLLNGVLTCQNHFQAHPSDILLVTSPKSGTTWLKAILFALVNRAKYSDSGSQRPHPLLTQNPHDLVPSLEFKVYLEQENPNLAALAPPRLFATHMPYSSLPQSVRDSNCKLVYLCRNPKDTFVSLWHFVNKLRPEEKGQIPIQECLDKFCRGLSPYGPYWDHLLGYHKASSEMPDKVLFVKYEQMKGDPHVQVRRLADFLGCPFSEEELRDGTVEGILRMCSFDNLSALEVNKSGKLSTGEENNWYFRRGEVGDWVNNMSAEMGERIDGVMEEKLHGSGLKL from the coding sequence ATGttgtttcaagtttcagacCTCATCCCAGCAACGATCTTTCTCATCCAAGAAGCCTCCATTGAAGGTCATTGTCCCACTAAACATAAACTAACTAACTCTTCCCTCCCATTCTCCACCTCCACCACGGCTGCCACCGCCGCTACCGCCATGCAAGCCTTCCAACCTCCTCCTTCTCCACCCCATTTAAGGTACCCGCGAGAGGAAGACATGCCGCAAGCGTTCCAGGActtcctctcctctcttccttCAGAAGAAGGCTGGATCACCACCTCTCTCCGCTCATACCAGGGCTTCTGGTTCTCCTCCTGGCTCTTGAATGGCGTCCTCACTTGCCAAAACCACTTCCAAGCTCACCCCTCCGATATCCTCCTCGTCACCAGCCCGAAATCCGGCACCACCTGGCTAAAGGCCATCCTCTTCGCTCTTGTGAACCGTGCCAAGTACTCCGACTCCGGCTCACAACGACCCCACCCTCTCCTGACCCAAAACCCTCACGACCTCGTGCCCTCCTTGGAGTTCAAGGTGTATCTTGAGCAAGAAAATCCCAACCTTGCTGCTTTAGCGCCCCCGAGGCTATTCGCCACCCACATGCCTTATTCCTCGCTTCCACAGTCGGTGAGGGACTCCAACTGCAAGCTGGTTTACCTGTGCAGGAACCCCAAGGACACCTTCGTCTCGCTGTGGCACTTCGTCAACAAGCTGAGGCCGGAAGAGAAGGGCCAGATTCCAATCCAGGAGTGCCTCGACAAGTTCTGTCGAGGGCTGAGCCCTTACGGGCCTTACTGGGACCATTTGCTGGGTTACCACAAGGCGAGCTCGGAGATGCCCGACAAGGTGCTGTTCGTGAAGTACGAGCAGATGAAAGGGGACCCGCATGTTCAAGTGAGGAGGTTGGCCGATTTCTTGGGGTGTCCATTCAGCGAAGAAGAACTGAGAGACGGGACGGTGGAGGGAATACTGAGGATGTGTAGCTTCGACAATTTGAGCGCGTTGGAGGTGAACAAGAGCGGGAAGCTGTCGACCGGAGAAGAGAACAACTGGTACTTCAGGAGAGGCGAGGTCGGAGATTGGGTGAACAACATGAGCGCGGAGATGGGGGAGAGGATTGACGGCGTCATGGAAGAGAAGTTGCATGGCTCTGgcttgaagctttga